A segment of the Hypanus sabinus isolate sHypSab1 unplaced genomic scaffold, sHypSab1.hap1 scaffold_1142, whole genome shotgun sequence genome:
AAAACACTCTTAATATATTTGTTAAACATGAACAAccgcacacaaagccatgttgactctccataataagaccctgtctatctaaataattgTCGATCCTGTCTCTTAGTACTCCTCCAATATTTTACCCactaccgacatcaaacttaccagcctataatttcggGAATTGCTTTTAGAGCCtgctttaaacaacggaacaacatgagctgtcctccacatctctggcacctcacccgtagataacgacatttaaatatatctgccagggcccctgcaatttcaacactcgtctccttcaaggtctgagggaataccctgtcagctcCTGGATATTTATCTACtcgcctcaagatagcaagcacctcctcttcttctatctgtataggttccataacctcaatacttgtttgccttatttccattgactccatgccagtttccttattaaATACTGACGCAAAAagaacatttaagatctcccccatttcttttggttccatgcatagccgaccactctgatcttcaagaggaccaattttatcccttactatccttttgctcttaaaatacctGATGTAGCTGTTCTGATTAtcgttcaccctgactgccaaagcaacctcatgacttcttttagccctcctgatttttttcttaagtattttcttactctttttatactcctctagtaccttatttgctcccagTTTCTTATACATGTCATACGTCTCTctttttctttatcagagttccctcgagaaccaaggttccttattcttattcatttagcCTTTAATCCTGAGACTTTGTTCCCAGGGTGTCCTGTTGGGCCATCCggaaatgatttcagctggtgacaaccctgttttcccctgtggggtaaccctcatgtggaatcgggctaatggtcggaccttcaaccaagtgagtccagtctccgctgttagtctggccagtttactcttcagagtgccattggctctctccactctgccagcggcccgtgggtggtgtacatagtggaattgttgcttgatagctagttcGTTACATACCCCTTCGTTTGCTTTCACCACAAAGTGTGGaccattgtcagagctcagcatctctggcaggccgTACATGGGAATTATTTCCCGTAATAATACCTTCACAACAGTCAGCAGTATTAATGGTAGTTCGAAAAGCTTCAACCCATCTACTAAGCGCGTctataataaataagcagtatCTATAGTAATGTACTCGAGGCAATTCAATGAAATCAAATTGTAGACACGAAAAAGTTTCACCTGTCAAGGGAGTCGTACCCGGTGTGCAGGgtacaggttaccaaccattccctccttttcCAAGTGTGTACAGTTATGTACATAATTGACCAATgttggtaaaaactgtgtaggaacacaaacctgtcccactGGGTGATCCAAAAACCTAGGTCGGGGTCTTTCCGGCATCCCATCTGGGACTACAGTTTGCGCTCATCCTCAGAGACATCCCCCTGAAAAGTACGCACCTCCCTCATGTCTGGCAAACCCATTCTGCTTGAATCACGGAGGGTTGCTTGACGGGAACCCGAGCGGACTACAACTACCGAGGATTGTGCCGCACTTTTCGCTGTCTCATCTGCTAAAGCATTGCCTGTAGTGACCAGGTTAGACATGCGGGCGTGGGCTGCACACTTAATAATAGCCGAAACTCGAGGTAGCTGCagagcggtgagtaagttgtttacaaaggtggcattactaatggggtggccagaggaagtcaggaatccccctgttcccagagagccccgtagtcatgtacCATTCCAAACgcataacgggagtctgtgtaaacgttcccatttctgtctgttgctgggatacagacatgagtcagagcaaacagctcagccttctggacggagacagctgcttcaaaagaggcctgctCAATTACTTCACTGTCCGTCACTATCGCATAGTCAGAATCTCGTTTTCCTGATGGATCCGCAAAAGAGCTTCCATCCTCGTAAAACGTTGCTTCAGGcttgagggggtattgcagaatggatgggagagtctgtccttctttcactgtgatccagacAGGGGGCAGTTGGTGCGGCCGACTTCATGGCCTGAAATTGCCCAGAGATGTGTTGCAACATCTTGGGTTTGGTCAATATTAAAAGAGAGTTTTACTAGATGTCCCGTCTTCACTTCTGACTCCTTCCAGTATCGGAGTTGGCCCACGGGAAATCTCACCAGTCTCCTTCCGTGCTGGAGGCTTGTTTTGTCAGGGTGTAGGCAGggaacccagggcaaaccctgATGCTGGTATGGGCAGCCACCAGTCCTGTCTGTCGCAAAAGGAAATCCAGAACTTCAGACAGTAATGAACTGCCCTCTCTTCCTTTGACCTGTCCAATCACCCTGAatgggaacttctgtccctcgagggCTGCATAAATATGACTTTCCTCAGTTGAGCACCCCGTGGGGTCAAAGTACAGAGTCACATGAGTGTCGGCCGctggcagaaggggttcaaaCTCAGTGGAGTCCAAATTAAGTGCCCACCACTGCGGGGGTTCAGAAATTGGGGAAGCTGTCGGTTGATCGCTAGTTGCAGGGTGATACCAGTGTCTCTGCATAGGATCTCGACTTCCGacagacagagcaagtctctccctgcTAGTTTACACCCCCGActggtggtgactgtaaatgaaacctcacactggttcccctggaattccacctgcagtggctggtTATGTGAACACGTACATCCTATGCCTTCAAAGCCAGACACAGTGACTGCGGCGTCTgttagctggaatcccttttctgATACTGTTTCCTGATCGAGAGTGGTTGTGGTTGCCCGCATATCAATCATAAACGGAATTGGAATTCCAGAAActtgcaatattacattgggctcttcctgaggggtggAAATCACATCCTTGCTTGTCCGTTTCTAAAAGGGTTGTTTTCCCCACCTGTCCCGTGGCAGCTTTCTGTTCTTCtgttcccatttctgatccccagaTGTAGCCCGCTCGCATCCTTCTTTCCACTGAACATATTCTCctttaatattagttcccttcagGGTTGATCGGGATTCGAAATTCAGGTCGCAATTTTATGTCAAAGCTCAACGTATTCCATttcggtcattgtcaggccaatccatattacttttatatattttatatttttgcaATACTTTAACATGAAATAATAAAGAGCAGTCCAGAGCAAGACAAACATACACATTCACAGGTACGGACCGGTATAACGATCTTGCAGAACAGGTGGAAGTGAAAGATGTTTACTTTGTAAGTGAAGCAGTTACCTGTCGCATGTGGAACGGTGAAGATACTGCTGCACGAGAGTGGGTAAACCGCTCAAGAACACAGAGTGCTGTCGAACAACATTGCAGCAAGCAGTAAATAGAGAGCAGCGAGGTGATTGAAAGTTGGGGCtgggcgattctgtttcgaggctGACAACGCACCACTCCATATTACTCAAGGAAGCGTGGTTTCCTAGTGCAAATATACTGTAATCGATTCCCAAACGGGCGAATGAGACCATGTAGAGCTGAGACGTGAATATTCTGACTGATCACGTGAACCCAGAGTGTCAAACATGACCACCAGCTCGTTGAGCAGGGTCTGTATCTGACCAGTAATTTTATTCCTGACACGGCGGTCGTCAATCGCCCAAAATGTATTCAGATTAAAATTGGGCTTTTCCCTTGCCCTATCAATCGCCTCTGTATAGATTGCCACACAGCCCGGGTTACGGCGACACAGTATAGAAAGCTATCGACAGCAGCACTGATAGCACTTGGTATAACCGGGCGCTGTTGGCCACAGGGTGGAATAGACAGAGGGGCCCCATCGGTGCGGTACCGCACTTCTGCCTCGACTACTACTGGTTTGGATGCCACTGCGGGTGAGACGCGATGAATGATACTGGCATTCCTCTTAACTTCTTCCCACTGTTCATCCTGGTATATCCGTTCTATATTAGGTGGCCCACATCTCTCACTGTCAGCGTCCTGTCTTTCTACAGATGACGAGGAGGGGACACTGTGGCGTCGGTGCTCGGCCTGGGCCTGATTAGGTCCTGAAACATATCCTCTCTAATCGCGGTGTTCGGGTCAGCGTTGGGGGACAAAGCCATGGTTTGGTGATACAGGAATTTGAAAAGTGACACCTTACCACGGGAGGCACAGGAATTTGAGAGATGACACCCTATTACGGGTGGCCTTTTATATGACAGTGTGAGGGAGGGTATCATGAGTTCCGGGGGTCCGGGTGCAAATTACTGTCAGAGTAAACCCATTATTTGGATGCGTAGGATTAGATATATTGCGTCCATCATCACAGGTGATTATCAATAAACACAATACTGATACAGATAGTAACAACATAACACATTGTTATTTTCGAGGAATGACCGAAATCGAAAGCATCTATTAGGGAAAAACCCTTTCGGTAAACAATAGAATATATGAAATATAAGACAATAGAAACCTGATGCATCACTCAGAAAAGCCAGTTTGAAGGGACGGTGCTTGGAGAAAGATCTTGTGTAACCGTAGTGTATCACATTGAAAAGCGTGTCTAAAGGGACTGTGATATCGGAGAACCTGCACGTACCTTTTTTGTGATGAAAGCCTTTCCTTTGGTAATGCGGTGATGCAGTTTGCTCTGTGACAGATTGCAGTTTTGCCGAACAGATGAAAGGAAATCACACCGCGTATACACCTCTTTTTTAAATGCCACGATGGACGGGATATGGCTGAAAGGTCTCTATTGGCCAATCACTTATTGGAGGTATCTTGATGATGGTGACCTGGCAGTTTTAGGAGAGGAGCTAACAGGTGTATTTCATGTCAAAACACGCCTTCTGTTTTTTTCATCCAGTGGAATAATGAGTTAACTGCACCAACCCCCTCAACTTGTTTCCATACCTATTCTCCTGAAGCCATAACTAGCCCCGGAGCAGAATTATGTaaggttgatttattatctctgtaCCGGGTGTACTCAACCTCCAACCTCCCATACCAGTTTGTCCTTTATGTATCACCTGATCCTCATCTACGCAAGCTCCTTTGTCTGAAATTGCACGCTATCCTGGTCGCTGGGGAGGGTCAGTAGCATTATCTAACTTGTTTTTCAGGAGCCCTATGCCCACATGGGAGAAACATCAATGCGCGCTCTGTGTCACGAGCGCTTACCCATATTGCAAACTCATTATTCCTCAGTTATATTTAGCTATGGCTTACACACCCTACTCGTTTTCATGTTAGAACAGTCGAGAAAGAGATAGACAGTTGTCATACCGGGCACAGGACTTGGAGCAAAGCAAAGTCAATGGGGTGATTTGACAGTATTTGCTACGTGCTGTCCATATCTGTCACTGCCATCTATTACCCCTATACTTTCTTTGTCCCCTGTCACAGATCTGTCACAATGCTGAAAGCAAAAACGTAGGTCACTCCTTTATTTTTGTATGAATCCATCGGATGATGGCAAAGCTGCCAAAACACCTGGTCGATATCCACGCACTcggatgaccgaccgtggctcgggtcgcagaaagcagatctgatcaggagagtcgttgtaggagaagagatgaccgaccgtggctcgggtcgcagaaagcagatctgatcaggagagtcgttgtaggagaagagatgaccgaccgtggctcgggtcgcagaaagcagatctgatcaggagagtcgttgtaggagaagagatgaccgaccgtggctcgggtcgcagaaagcagatctgatcaggagagtcgttgtaggagaagagatgaccgaccgtggctcgggtcgcagaaagcagatctgatcaggagagtcgttgtaggagaagagatggccgaccgtggctcgggtcgcagaaagcagatctgatcaggagggtcgttgtaggagaagagatgaccgaccgtggctcggatcgcagaaagcagatctgatcaggagagtcgttgtaggaaaagagatgaccgaccgtggctcgggtcgcagaaagcagatctgatcaggagagtcgttgtaggagaagagatgaccgaccgtggctcgggtcgcagaaagcagatctgatcaggagagtcgttgtaggagaagagatgaccgaccgtggctcgggtcgcagaaagcagatctgatcaggagagtcgttgtaggagaagagatgaccgaccgtggctcgggtcgcagaaagcagatctgatcaggagagtcgttgtaggagaagagatgaccgaccgtggctcgggtcgcagaaagcagatctgatcaggagagtcgttgtaggagaagagatgaccgaccgtggctcgggtcgcagaaagcagatctgatcaggagagtcgttgtaggagaagagatgaccgaccgtggctcgggtcgcagaaagcagatctgatcaggagagtcgttgtaggagaagagatgaccgaccgtggctcgggtcgcagaaagcagatctgatcaggagagtcgttgtaggagaagagatggaggaagaagaagaggagatGGAAGTAGAACAGGCGAGGCAGGAATGCGGCGTCGGTAGCGGTAATGGAAGCGCAGGGAAGGCCGATGGCGGGTGGGCAGGGCAGCGACGCTGTAAACGTTGCCACCGCCATCGCTGCGGCAGACCTACCGCCCCTAAAACGCTTTGACGAGAGCAGGGACGAGAGTGACCCTAAACCAGGACCATGTCGCtatgttatttattattaattggtTCATAGCAGCCGCAAACCTGTCATGTAATAGGGACGCGGGGTCATAGTCCTTTCTACCAAACTGTTCAGGGGAATTTCACAGTGCATCCTAACTCAATTTCCTTTTTATGGTTCCTTTTCCTTTGATGGtttaactggagaaaaaaagataatTAAGGGTGGGAGGTAAATGACATCACAGTCGAAAGTTTGTCCTTGGGCGGAGTAGGTGTTGATTCCTGCCGCTGGGGCTAAAGGGTAAAATGTCACATAAAGACCACTATACATCTGACATTCAACTGTTTCTCTCGTGATTTCCTGATGTGTACCATCATTATACCGAACGGTCACGACCCCATCCTCTATACGGTCGACAACAGCAAGTCTGCTGCAAGTTGGTATCTGCTTGCCCTGTACCACCCAAACGTTACCTTTCTCATAAATACTTTGCCCCCTCCTCGGTAAAGATGAAACTCTATCTCTGTTGGAGATACCTTAGAAACTGCTGTTGCATCTGTCTCGCTTCCAAATTTGGGTTCCGACAGGAGATCTTATATGACAGCTGTAGGCTCCGCCCCCTGGCTGCTCTGAAACAACTATCAGTGTATTCACTCCTACCCCTGTTACTGTCGAATATCCGCAATGTACAGGGGGTCTGTGGGGTCGCACCCGTCCGGTAGGACCCTTGAATTTAGAATATCAACCGTTCACCTTGTCACAACATTGAATTGCATAGATCCAATAGCCTCAGAAAATAAAGGGTCCTCCATCTGTCTTTGATTAAACCACAATATCTGAGTATGAAACATCCTTTTCTTCACGTCCCTCCTGGCCAGGTGTATAGAAGAGTCTGATCTGGGATCCACGTGTGGTGCGAACTGGGAGACGCTGCCCGATAGGATAATGATCCTCTTATCGCGCTCGGTCGCATCCGTTTCCTCTGGTGATCGAAATAACTTTCGCATAGCCTGGGCTGACGAGATGCCATATTCATCAACGACTACAACCGCGCTCCGGATGCACGAAGGAGCAAAACTGCACCTCGACGTCACGGCAAATTTTATGCGGGTGGCACGCTTTCTACATCTCAAAGAGAGACGTATACAATGATGGTGCATTGATGCCAGTCAGCACGATATCCCGATATTTACTTTTATATTTCTGTATCTAGATCCTGCTCGGTATTTAATAACTCACTGTCATTTATTCCGAATATGTTGTGACGTCATGGAACGGTATCTGATTATTCAGCGCGCCGGCGGCAGCCCTGGTAGTTGTAGTTAGAGTTGTACAATCATGCAATCCAACATCGTGCATTAGCGAAACAAGAAGACGGATCGAGTAGGACTTCCCGGTCCCAGCGTCACCGGTTAGTAATAACATCATAGACGTGTCCCTGGTGAGAAAGAATAAATCTAATACTCCATAAGCCCACTCCGTCTGCATCTGATGAGCAAACGTCTGTAAGCGGCGCCCCGCTGGGTCACACACGGTGTGTTCATGCTCATAGCTCGCTGACATAACTGATCGTTAAGTGGTCGTCCAGACACTAGCCAGATGAGTACGGTTGCCACAGCAGAGAGATCTAATAGTGGGCCGACTACAGAGACGCCTTCCCTTGGATTCGTCAAATTGCAGGTTGATTATGATATCAGAATTGCACAAATGGCATAGATATACAAACTATCATAACTAGGTATAACCTGTATTCACCGATGTATATTATATATACCACCTATTTGTCACCAGGTGTAAACAATAGTTTGGTATAACAACACCTATAATTTACGCGCTGTATTTGACAAACTATTGTCAGGTCTACCACGTCGGAGCTCGGCAGTATTGGGACAGGTCGATTCGTCAAATTGCAGGTCGTGAAGTAAAGCAAGTGTTTGATCAGCAGATTAATGTAGAAGTCTGAGAATAGCGATGAACTGTCTGTGCGATTCCAGGAATCGCACAGCATCGGCCGTTGTGTAAAAGGAACAGGTGGAAGCAGATAGATGGTCGGGACAATTGATATATTTCCCCAGATCGGTGAGTGTCACGTAGGCGTATGGAACCATCTGCATCAGTACGAACCACGAAATGAATTCGCAAAAGATATTAGGGTACCAAACTGTAATGATATCTTTCGTTGCATGTATTAGATCTCCACTGAGCCCGATTGCCGCAGAGGGGTCGGGGTCCGTCTGAAAGAGCTGAAATATGTAATGAATTAGCAATTGTCTGCCATCGAACGAGTTAGTCGTGTGTTCCAACGTTTGACGAAACATTTCATCAGATGTAGCTATCGAACACATGTTGGAATAGAATTCATTACGGGTCAAGAGGATAAATGTATATTCAGGTGTATTTTTGTATCGATGCCGTAGATGTTCGGGTAGCCGTTCCCGGCGCGCCCGTACAACATCGTTTTCATTCAGTCGTCTATTCTGCATCAGTGAATCTATTAAAACCATTAAAGGCACATCGTGAAGGGAGTCATTGATTACGCGCCCATTTAGATCGGTTGGAACCCCTGCCATATCAATGTGCTTTCCCGTATACGTGTGGAGCCTGATCTTCAGAATACGTCAATTCTTTTACAGTCATATGACGCTACGTAAATATCAAAGATTGATAAACGACCCTGAATTCGTtgggcttttgaaatgtaataggAGCTAGCAGCTGCAAGCTCTTCTTCCTTTCATTTGTAATACCAGCAACACTTCGCTTTCTGGCAATGATACTTTGTGCAATGGCGGTCGCGTGCACATTCGCAATGATCTGCTTCATAAGAGCTGTATAAACAATAAGCCCACCCGCAGGAGCAGCTGTTATTAGCGTTCCTAATGGTTCCAAGTTCAGCGTCATGATAACTATTAAATTCGTTTAATAGTTTAATCACAGTATCAAGTCATTTTAATATTAATCTGCGGAATACAAGCATGATTGCAACCGAAGTGCCGCAGAAACTGGTCGCCTCGGTCATTTGAAATTTGTGATAATACTGGGAATAGCGATAGGGATAGGACACGGAGTGTCCTTACGAAGAAATAGAGAACACACCCTCTTTACCAACAGGTcgtttttttattttttgcaagACTGGAAGAAACCACTGTCATACCACCGCATCTAATGCTTCTTATATAAGATACCATGAAGAAGATGTTTACCTGCCTCACCAACGGGTGGTTTGTGTAACTAACGATATCTCTCTGTAACAAATATGATGTAAATACTAATGGCAATGCATTGTATACAGCAATCTAACTATATACTGGCAACGATTAACTGCCCAGAAACACCTTATAGTTCCGGTTGCGCGGAAAGTTCGTGCATCCCCCCTCTACGGACCCTCCCCCCAGCGGAACACCCCTCGGACGACGGGAATGGCATCCCCAACGCCCAGACCATACACGCTATCCACTGGGCCATTATGCACCCACTCTTCCTCCGCAGACGTCCATGCACCTGCACAGGCTGTAGTGGCCATATTACCCTGCCCGTGGACAGACAACAGACCCCAACACATCATCTCCATACTGTACCAGACGGATGCATTTCAGTAGATGGGTCGTCGACCAAGACATTCGGAATCTATTAAACGATACTACCGGGATACTACAGGAATTAGCCAAGGGGTTAAGGAAACCTATCACATCGCTGATGGATAAGGGGAATGTACAGACATCGTTAGCGGCCTACCGGCGAGGTCAACCTGTTGGACTACCACGGGAACGCCATACTAGATTGCTACAAAAAAGCACTCGTGCGTCGTTACCTCACCCGACTAACAGCAACAAAGAGGCAGAAAGCCACACTCGTGTTTTAGGACGAGTCGGACCCACGATGGGGCACCTTACTAGCAGCGGACTTTCTATCACGACCGGGACACAATACCCCCAGTCAGCAATTCGTCAATTGCATCAGAATTAACAGCAAATTCGGTTTTTGTCTCCTCCATAAGTCAGCTATGTATCACTTGACCTGCGCCCGCCGTTTACTGTGTGACATTTTCAACCACCCCGAAACATCTCTATCGGGTCTGTACGCGTGCTTATACCGGATTCACCTAGAAACGGCATTGCTCAATAAGTAATTGTTCAATAGATCGGCTCTCGTTGATAAGCTATTACTGTGTAGATAAAGTATATAGACTAATTTATAAAGACACGGCACCGTGCCGGTTGTACACAACAACAATTCAGCTTGGTATATGAACTGTATCAGACGTATTTATTAACACAATGTACCCGCTAATAGTTATAAGTAAAAAGGTCCCATAGACCTATTTATTGAAAGTTCTCGACTGTATACTACTCTAAGCGATAACTGTAGCCGTATATAACATCGATAGATGTAATTGTCCTGTATTTCAAATAACTTACTGTCATACCACTAAATAGACAATAGATTCTAGAAACatatctcagggttttatatttgGGAGTATTATCTCCGGTCTGTATATTTGGGAGGACTGTCTCAGGAGTCCCTATCTCGGGTCTCTATATCTCGGGGTACTGTCTCAGGGTGTCTTTATCTCGAGATATAGTTACAGGGTTTATTACCATTTTAAGATCTGTACAAGTCAGAGTTTGTTGACCGTATAATCTAATATATTTCTCTTACACAGGTGTTAAAATGCCAGGAAcaggcccatcacctcccccgagAGCCCGACTGCGTTCAGGCGATAGGCCTCCGCTATCACCAAGACTGAAACGCATTTCTTTTAAGGCAAAGCTCCAACTCCACCGCCAACACCGGATCGACACAGATAATTCAGATGAAGAACCGCCACAATTTAAAACGATACGGCGTCGTAAACGAAAGGCCCCAACAGAAGCAGGCCAAAACGGGAAAAAAGGAAGAAAGGGGAAAAAGGTCAGATTAACAGACACAACAGAGCACCAACCCGGGACGAAAGTGCCGCTAcccgaggaagagagagagatgcaagGAGAGGGACCACCGAGTGAAGGGGgacaggaaagggaagggtgtTCACCGGGAGAAGGGGAGCGGGGACACTCAAAAGAAAGCGAAACACCCCCGAGGGAAGGAGAGGACGATAGAGAGAACCACCAGCGGAGGAGGGGGAGGGCGGAAGCAAAGACCCGACACAGGGagcgggtgagggagaggagaaaggcGGAGGTCTAGAGACACcacaaggggagggagaggaggagcagGACGGAGGGAGACAGCCGCCACCGGGGGAGGACGGAAAGAGAGAACCACCACCGGAGGAGGGGGAGGGCGGAAGCAAAGAcccgacacagggagtgggtgagggagaggagaaaggcAGAGGTCTAGAGACACcacaaggggagggagaggaggagcagGACGGAGGGAGACAGCTGCCACCGGGGGAGGACGGAAAGAGAGAACCACCACCGGAGGAGGGGGAGGGCGGAAGCGGAGACCCATcaccgggggagggggagagagagaaggaagacgGAGGCGGGGACCTGCCACCAGCGGAGGGGCAGTACGGAAGGGGAGAGTCGCCACCGGGCGAGGCGGAGGATGGAAGGGGAGAGCAGccactgtgggagggggaggggaaggaggacgacggaggggg
Coding sequences within it:
- the LOC132386398 gene encoding hepatoma-derived growth factor-related protein 2-like, which translates into the protein MSSICRLCVCDLPLRCPSRLQPLVALHGPPEIGGAAWTSGPRWRCAALRPRVALRRNACYTHAQCSLQLFADLPYERGHLNWNQVIKYEKRMSDELFLRPGILLNIRLKSGVKMPGTGPSPPPRARLRSGDRPPLSPRLKRISFKAKLQLHRQHRIDTDNSDEEPPQFKTIRRRKRKAPTEAGQNGKKGRKGKKVRLTDTTEHQPGTKVPLPEEEREMQGEGPPSEGGQEREGCSPGEGERGHSKESETPPREGEDDRENHQRRRGRAEAKTRHRERVRERRKAEV